The following proteins are co-located in the Haloplanus sp. HW8-1 genome:
- a CDS encoding mandelate racemase/muconate lactonizing enzyme family protein, which translates to MRDYSNRSTRRAEARDVRITDVETAVIEGNFDWNLVRIHTDAGVTGLGESYRGGAVTDIMDYMADFLVGENPLDVERLFRRMVQETSGHGGTTGKVVTAASGVEIALWDLAGKLLDVPTYQLLGGKYRDEVRIYCDLHAGEAYAVDTGYTEYGESKSYRPAAYAETAEEAVEMGFDAIKFDLDTPSDNDPDPFNGRLSAADVAEKGEIVAAVHEAVGDDAEVAFDCHWDYSIDSAKRLARALEPYDLLWLEDVVPPENVDAQREVARSTSTPLATGENRFRVHEFSDLLYEFAVDVVTPDPTTCGGLAESRAIASRAEENYITFSPHNVCSPVGTMACVHLGASVANFGYLEYHALEVDWWDDLLVRSDPLIRDGRIAVPETPGLGVELDEDVAAEHAKGDGLWS; encoded by the coding sequence GTGCGTGACTACAGCAACCGGTCGACCCGGCGGGCCGAGGCCCGCGACGTGCGGATCACCGACGTCGAGACGGCCGTGATCGAGGGGAACTTCGACTGGAACCTCGTGCGAATCCACACCGACGCCGGCGTCACCGGCCTCGGCGAATCCTACCGTGGCGGCGCGGTGACGGACATCATGGACTACATGGCCGACTTCCTCGTGGGCGAGAACCCGCTGGACGTCGAACGGCTCTTCCGTCGGATGGTACAGGAGACCTCCGGACACGGCGGCACGACGGGGAAGGTGGTGACCGCGGCCTCGGGGGTCGAGATCGCGCTCTGGGATCTCGCGGGGAAGCTTCTCGACGTCCCGACCTATCAACTGCTTGGGGGGAAGTACCGCGACGAGGTGCGCATCTACTGTGATCTCCACGCGGGGGAGGCATACGCCGTCGACACCGGCTACACCGAGTACGGCGAGTCGAAATCCTACCGCCCTGCAGCGTACGCCGAGACGGCCGAAGAGGCCGTCGAGATGGGCTTCGACGCGATCAAGTTCGACCTCGATACGCCATCAGACAACGATCCGGATCCGTTCAACGGCCGGCTTTCAGCGGCCGACGTCGCGGAGAAAGGCGAGATCGTCGCGGCGGTCCACGAGGCCGTCGGCGACGACGCCGAAGTCGCCTTCGACTGTCACTGGGACTACTCGATCGACAGCGCGAAGCGCCTCGCCCGCGCGCTGGAGCCCTACGATCTACTGTGGCTCGAAGACGTCGTGCCGCCCGAGAACGTCGACGCCCAACGGGAGGTCGCCCGCTCGACATCGACGCCGCTCGCGACCGGCGAGAACCGCTTTCGCGTCCACGAGTTCTCTGACCTCCTCTATGAGTTCGCCGTCGACGTGGTGACGCCCGACCCCACAACGTGTGGCGGCCTCGCGGAGTCACGGGCCATCGCCAGTCGGGCCGAGGAGAACTACATCACGTTCTCGCCGCACAACGTCTGCAGCCCCGTGGGGACGATGGCCTGTGTCCACCTCGGGGCATCGGTCGCCAACTTCGGCTACCTGGAGTACCACGCCCTGGAGGTCGACTGGTGGGACGACCTGCTCGTTCGGTCGGACCCACTCATCCGTGACGGCCGGATCGCCGTGCCCGAGACGCCGGGACTCGGCGTCGAACTCGACGAGGACGTCGCCGCCGAGCACGCCAAAGGCGACGGCCTCTGGTCGTAG
- a CDS encoding sulfurtransferase yields the protein MGDDHSEDTSDDDAGADGDVTRRSLLAAAAGAGVASTAGCAGISTPADVASAASIRGNVAYFRGPDQLTAESAVFLDARSRERFRREHVYGARRVPVESVTARAERESGLVPDADAIASTLGSVGLTPDRDVVVYGSSVGARVSRVVFALEYLGHEGEITVLNGGYEAWNGRVGVGSRVPVETRYEASPNDDLIVTRDWIADRVGSFNADGPGLIDVRPPEAYLGARNAAKLVDSNARHGHLPGAVDVHWTGNVNGQQLAEPGTLAGLYFESAGVDMDGPTVVYGQGNVNPTNTWLVLRALQAEDVRLYDGGFGEWANVPETLRGRYPVETKTTTVVETTGSVGGDDDGGFSCTG from the coding sequence ATGGGCGACGATCACTCGGAGGACACGAGCGACGACGATGCCGGTGCCGACGGCGACGTCACTCGCCGCTCGTTGCTGGCGGCCGCGGCGGGGGCCGGCGTCGCGAGCACCGCGGGGTGTGCGGGCATCAGTACGCCCGCCGACGTGGCCAGCGCCGCGTCGATTCGCGGCAACGTCGCGTACTTCCGCGGTCCGGACCAACTGACCGCGGAGTCGGCCGTCTTCCTCGACGCCCGGAGTCGCGAACGGTTCCGTCGGGAGCACGTCTACGGGGCGCGTCGCGTCCCCGTCGAATCGGTGACCGCACGGGCCGAGCGCGAGTCGGGACTCGTCCCCGACGCGGACGCCATCGCGTCGACGCTCGGATCGGTCGGCCTGACCCCCGACCGGGACGTCGTCGTCTACGGGAGTAGCGTCGGCGCCCGTGTCTCTCGGGTCGTCTTCGCCCTCGAATATCTCGGTCACGAGGGCGAGATCACGGTGCTCAATGGCGGCTACGAGGCCTGGAACGGACGAGTCGGCGTCGGATCGCGGGTCCCAGTCGAGACGAGGTACGAGGCGTCTCCGAACGACGACCTGATCGTGACGCGCGACTGGATCGCCGATCGGGTCGGCTCGTTCAACGCCGACGGGCCTGGGTTGATCGACGTTCGACCGCCCGAGGCGTATCTCGGTGCGCGAAACGCCGCCAAACTGGTCGACTCGAACGCTCGTCACGGCCACCTTCCCGGGGCCGTCGACGTCCACTGGACCGGTAACGTGAACGGCCAGCAACTCGCCGAACCGGGAACGCTCGCCGGGCTGTACTTCGAGTCGGCCGGCGTCGACATGGACGGTCCGACCGTCGTGTACGGACAGGGGAACGTCAACCCGACGAACACCTGGCTCGTCCTGCGTGCGCTCCAGGCCGAAGACGTCCGGTTGTACGACGGCGGGTTCGGGGAGTGGGCGAACGTCCCCGAGACGCTCCGCGGGCGCTATCCGGTCGAGACGAAGACGACGACGGTCGTCGAAACCACCGGCTCCGTCGGCGGCGACGACGACGGCGGCTTCTCCTGTACCGGCTGA